The genomic region TGCCGGAGCTGGGGGAGTAGCCGCCGGTTCGTCCAACGTTTTCGCTGACCGTGGGCAGCGTGTTTCGTGTTTGGGGCGTACCCATGTCCACGCGGCGCATTTGGGACAGCGCGCATCAGCTTTGATATTAGGATTAGACGCTAATCCGGCAGGGAGATGCACTTCAGCAAATCCCGCACAGACCGCAGCCTCATAGGCCTTTTCAGCGACTTGCCGGTTTGTTGCGGCGACACCATCCACAATGGCTTGGGCGTCAATAGCTACTCCGCGGTCCACCAGAATGGCCGCAAGATCCCATGTTTCTGGCGCCCCAATATCCAATCCCTCCAAATTGGGGGCGAGTAAGGCATCAGGCAAGGTTTCGGGTGCGATACCACCGGCTGTCCATTCAGCCCAGAGCGCAGCGGCCTTCGCCCGATTGTCCTGGGCTACTGCCTCAAGGTGGGCAAAGAGTTTGGCCGATACATCGTGGCCATGGTCACGAGCCCACCGCACCGTTGCCACTACATCAGGTGCGTCAGGGTCGATACGTTCAAGCAGCACGCCGACGCGATCAGGGTGATGCTGAGCTGCCAAGGCAAGGGTTGATGGTGTGGTCGGCAAACTATCGAGATGTTGGCCTAATATCGCCTCAATGGCTTCGGGAACCGGCTCACTATGGGCATGTAGGGCGGCTGCTTCACTCAGCCAGCGCTGATCCGGTTCTTCGGGGAGGTCAATGACCCAATCCGGGTCCTTACGCCATAGGGCAGCAATCACCGCGGGGCGCTGGGCGATGAGAGGCCCAACGTCAAGAAGAATCTCACGAATCCAATTCCACGGCAGGCCTTGGGCTCGGTCGATGTCTTCTGCTACCCGATTCGCTGAGCCAATCAAGCCAAATTCAGTGGCTACGCGCAACTTGTGTTTTGCCCGCTCCTGGGCTTCGGTTCGACTCATCAAAATTGGCTTGCACTGTTCCGGATACGCTTTAAACAAGTCCCACAAATAGAATAAGTCGCGATAGCGACCAGTGGCCGCACTCGCAAGGAAGTGACGACACAACGCTTCGGGCCCCAGCAACGCAGCTGCGGTAACAGGCGGTAGATCAGTTATCAGTTCTTCCAAAAAACCGCTACTGAGTTTTTGCCATGCCTGCTCAGGAGCGGCCACATAGGCCATAGCCGCCTCCGTTGAGGTGCCTATGCGCTGAAGAACTTGAGCGGGAGTCGGGCCGGCTGGCTTCTTCTTTTTCTTACGCGGTTTTTTCTTTGGTTTTTCAGGCTCTCCCGATGTCTCTGAGTCAGATTGTGAAGGAGATGACGGCACAGCGGTATCACCGGTTTGCGATGGGGCGTCAGGTGTGACGGTATCCTCACGTTGCGCGTTTGGTTCTGCCTCAGCATTGGACACCTCAGCAGCGGAAGAAGGTAGAGATTCAGGTTGGTCTATTGTCTCGTTCGCGGCTGGCGTCGGTCTTGGTTCCTCAGTACTAGCCTGAGACGCAGGTGCGTCTGCCGGGGTAGATGAAAGCGCCTCAGGTACGGCTGGGGTTTCGCCTGCATCGATGGGCGTTGGGGCATTGACATCATTGGTCATGATGGGCTCCTAAGGAATGGGCTGGAAGGCCAGCACACGACGGATATAGCTATGCAGTTGAAATGAGTTATCGGACGGTGACGATCGTAGTGTTATGAGAGAAATCTAACTCTAGTTAGCCAATGTAGTGACCTGATCTACTCTTTGGAAGGTTCACTTGAATCATCTTCACTCTTACGTTCTTCATCGTTGGCTTTAGAGACGGCTTCCTCTAACGGTGGAATGATAATTTCACTCCCAACACGTAAGGGGTTCGCAGCACTAATGTTATTCGCGTCACGGATCGCACCGAATAACTGAGAATTAGCGTAAACCGTATTGGCAATAGAACTTAATGTGTCGTTTTCTTTCACGAGATACGTGCGCACCGACTCACCATCGGCGTTTGTTGTGTTGTTCGTTTCGCCCGGATTTTCGACCCCTGCGAGCGAACCGTCAAGCGAGTAGACAAGCTTGCGGCACTGCTCAATTTCACCATCTTTACGGATGGTAGACGCCTTCAAGAGGGCATTTTCCTCGGTCAGATCGTTGATCGTTTGTTGTAGATCCGGACCGAATGTTGTTGAGAACCGGCCAATTGAAAAGGCCACCACAATAATGAAACCAACAAAGATGACACGTGCCCATGCAATTGTTGGTTTTGCTTGTTTGTTCTCGCTCATCTGCCCTCCAAGCTGATGTTTTCCACCCAACGACGTTACCTAGAAATGTGGTGGCCTGTCCACTACGCACACCGAAAACGTCGTCTGTTAGGTAAGCGGACGTAAATACACGGGGATATGGTGTTGCCGCAACCGATGGTTTCCGCCCCATTGGGGGGTATGGGCGGCAATCGCAGCGGCAAAGACTCGTTGAACGGGACCCATTGAAAGGTCATAGACCTTTGCGCCGTGATGCATGAGGCCGTCACGCCAACGCGGATAAGCATTTGCAAGGCGACGTTCGATCATGATGTCTGCAAAGGGGTCATCTGCCGGTGCTCCGGCATGGTCAATGCCCACCCCAGCAACTGTGTACCCCAACTCGCCCATTGTTTCGGCATGGTTAATGGCGTCATCTAAATGCCCAAAGACCAGTGTGGCTTGAAAACCATCTGGTACGGGGGGAATGTCTTCGGCCCATGAACCGGGTGTGACCGGAAGACGAATTAACAAACAATCCTCGATGAGCATTGCATGCAGTGTGTGCTACGGCGGTGCTGAGTTGTCGGAAGTAAAACGATTTTCACCGCGATTTATCTTCAGCGCTGTGAAGCCTCCATAATGGCGTTGGCCAACGGCAGGTCAGCAAGGTTCGTGAGATCTATGGGTTGACCAGCGTCGTTGCACAAGGGAAGTCGCCAATTGGGATACTGGGTCTGATTTGTTCCAGGCACGTTAATGGCTCGCCGATCTCCCGCTAGATCTGCAAGTGAAACGGCAAAGAGCTGGCTAGCGCCTTGAGCAACCCAGCGATGTAGCGCCACGATGAATGTGGTGGTGTCCACATCGGGATGTTCGAGGTACCCATCCTCAACCATGGCTGCACGAACCTGGTCAATGGCGGCTTGTTCAGTCTCTCGTTCTTCGTCCAAGGATTGGGTCAGGAGGTTGAGTCGTGCCCGAAGCTCAACATGTTCGAGTCGTAACAATCCTGCATTGGGCATCATGTCGTGTGTAGACACCATGGCAAGGGCAACCTGGCGATAGTGCTGAGGGTTGGCAGGGCGCCCCCAGCCTTGGGTGAACCAAGAAATATCGGTACCCGCCAGCCCTCGCTCATCAAGCATCTGGCGAGCATTTGCTGGTAGTGTGCCCAAATCTTCTCCGACCAAGATGACCCCAGCACGTTCAGCCTCAAGGACGAGCACCCCAAGCATGGCTTCAGGATCAAAGTAGACATAGGTGCCCTCTGTGGGCGTACACCCAGCAGGAATCCACCACTGCCGGAACATACCTAATATGTGATCGATTCTGAGTGCACCGGCATGACGCATAACCCCGCGGACAAGATCACGCCAGGGTGTGTATCCCATTTCAGCCAGTTTTACGGGGTTCAATGGTGGCTGAGACCAATCTTGACCAAGGGCGTTGTAATGATCTGGGGGAGCACCCACGCTGGCATTACGGACCATTGCTTCACCCAATAGCCACGAATCGGCACCCCCTGGGTGAACACCAACGGCCAAGTCATGCATGACCCCGACATCAAGGGAGTTCGTCTGGTTAAGGCGATCAAGCTGGGTATCAATGACCCATTGCAGCCACTGATGGAATCGCACCTCCTGCGTGTGGGTTTTTCTGAACCGTGCCACCTTGGATGAGCGTGGGTCTTTGTACTCACTGGGCCAATCTGGCCAAAGGGCATCAAAATGCTCCGTTAATGCTGACCAGGTAGCCCAATCAATCAAGCCTTGCCGTTGCTGTATGGCGTAGCGTGAAAACTGAGCTTGGTCGAAGGAATCAGTAACAAACAGCTCCCATAGCGCTTGACGTTTCAGGGACCATACGGCTTTACGGTCGATACGGTCCGCCGTGTTCAGCGCCGTAGCTTTGGCGTGTATGTCTGCAATGGTCGCCTTGACCGACTCATGGGTAATGATGAACTCAGGGCCATCCAAATCAATGAGGAGCGGGTCACGGAATTGGCGTGACGCTGGTCGATAGGGGCTATCTTCAAATTCTGGTTCACGAACACCTGCGTGAATGGGGTTGACGAGCACAAAGTCAGCATTCCACTGGTGTGCCTGGCCCATCAAGGCATCAAGATGGCGCATATCACCGATGCCCCAACTGACATCATCACGAAGCTGGTAGAGCTGGGCGGCAATGCCAAGGACGCGGCGGTCACCAAGGACATTGAGTCGAGCAGGACTAATGATCAACACGGATTCCGTCGTCGCGATGGCGTCGCCTTCGGCAATCAGGTAGTGCGAACCAGGCGGTAGATCACCGTCTAACTCAAACGTGGCCACACCAATTAATTTGCCGTCGACCTCACGGGGATCTTCCCACCAATCCACTTGACGGACTGGGCGAAGGCTGCCATCTTCAAGTCGGGCAGTGAGCGATACCGCACTGCCGTGTGGCACATGTACGCGGACCCATGGGGTCCACCCTTGCCGTGCAACCACCGTTGGGGCCATAACATTTCGCCACGGTGCCAATGCTGCTTCGGTAATAGCTTGTTCAGCAGATTGTTGGGTGGAGGCATCAACCCCTAAGGCACCAAGGATACGAATGATTACCTCGTCAGCGACGGTGACCGGTTCCCCTCGCCAATTGTCATAGGACGTACCCACGTGGTGTAAGGATGCAAGATGTTCTAAAACTTGGCGAGATGGAGCAGCAGGATTCATTTGCCCTAAGTTAGTACGTCATGTCCACTGTCCACTATGCCTATCGCATTGCCACCCACCTCAATCAGCGGTTAACGCAGCGGTTACGCCAACAAGGTTGGGTGCCCCATCCGCAGGTCTATCCGGGATTAGGCGATGGAGAAAAGGTGCAGGTCATGGGCCGGGTGCTCTTGGGACGCATGGATGACCGCCATATTTGGCACCAAGAATCAACCGACGTTGAGGTACCTAAACATGCCCGTGGGTGGCGGCAGTTTATTACAGCACCGATGGCCAACGCGGCCATAGAGATTCAGGTGGGTAAACGCACCCTTCGGACACGAACAGACCGTGACGGATATTTTGATTTGATGGTTCATGGGCACGGGCTGGTCCCAGGGTGGCATACCGTTCGAGTCCGGACCACGGCTGATATTTCTGGTGCTGCACGCATCTATATTCTTAACCCAAAGTCACGTGTGGGATTGTTAAGCGATATTGATGACACCGTCATTATCACCCACCTTCCGCGCCCATTTATCGCCGCCTACAACGCCTTTGTGTTAACTGAAGAAGCAAGAGATGTCGTACCCGGTATGGGAACCTGGTATCGGCAGATATTGCAGGACCACCCATTTGCGCCAGTGGTCTACTTATCCACGGGTGCATTTAATACGGTGCCATTCTTACAGCGCTTCTTACACCACCATCAGTTCCCATCGGGCATGATGTTGATGACCGACTGGGGCACAACCACGACGGGATGGTTCCGCTCAGGGCTTGACCATAAACGTAAGTCACTGGCACGTTTGGTGAAGGATTTCCCTCAAATTAAATGGATATTAGTTGGTGATGATGGCCAACATGATGCCATGGTCTATAACGAGTTTGCGCGTCAGCATCCCGACCACGTTGCGATGATTGGTATCCGTGAACTGACCCCGGTGGAACACGCCCTGATCCACGGGCAGCCAGTTCCTCCCGGTGGAGCAAATGTGCGCAATCAACCACCCATCATTGCCACGTCTAACGATGCAGTTCCAACCATTCATGGCCCTGACGGCTATGCATTAGCCGCAGCCTACCGTCATTGGCGCAACGATAGTCGATGTCCCCAACCAGGGGACCCATCCTCAGAATCGTGATATGGATACCGACCGTTTAGATGCCACCATCTCCCGTGTGCTCTGGGCCGGGGGAGATGGCCAGTTCGCGGTGGTACTCGCCAAAGATGAAGACGGTGACGCATTCAAAGCAACCGGCCCCTTGGCGGATCTCACCGCAGGGCAACACGTGGTCTTGATCGGGGGGTGGAACGACCACCCGAAATATGGGCCAACCTTTGCAGCGCAGTGGTACGAGCTGACGATGCCCTCCACTCGTGATGGCATGGTGAAGTTTCTGGCATCAGACCGGTTTAAAGGTGTCGGTACCGTTCTCGCCCGACGGATCACCGATACCTTTCCAGACACCCTTGATGAGGTTCTCACTACTGAGCCTGAACGTCTCGCTGATGAAGTTGATGGCGTTAGTGAAGCACTTGCCCAACGCATTGGTCAAACGTGGCGTGAAGCGGGACTGTTACCGGCCATCATTGCGCGCCTTGCACAGGTTGGAATAGGGCCAACCGTTGCGAAAACAGTTGCTAGTACCTATACCGTTGACGCACTCACAATCATTGAAACAGACCCCTACCAGCTCTTGGATATACAAGGAATATCTTGGAAGCAATTGGATGCTCTCGGGCGTGGAGCGGGGATCGCGCTAGATGACCCTCGGCGTTTAGCGGCAGGCACGTATGACTATATTCGACGACGATGTGCAGCCCACGGGCACACGGTGATCGCGCGTGATGAGGTGGTTCGGGCATTGCCGGGCATCCTGGGTGCTGGGCTGGCCGATGCAGGTATGCGTGCTGCGGTTACGGCAGGTTTCATTGTGCCGGTGGCTGATGGTGTGGTAAGTCCGGAACGTTTGGCCACGGTTGAAAGACGCGTCGCTGATCGTATTGCCCAGTTCATCTCATCTCCACCGGTTCATCCGGTTGAGCGTATTGAAATTGATCCCATGCTGACCGATGAGCAAGGACAAGGGGTTCAGGCTGTATTGCGGGAACGACTCACGGTGCTGACCGGTGGGCCAGGAACGGGCAAAACAACGACCATTCGCCAAGTTGTGGCCCAGGCTCAAGCGGCGGATTGGACCGTTGCCATGTGTGCCCCGACTGGCCGGGCAGCAAAACGAATGGAAGAACTTACCGGCATGACCGCAACTACCGTCCATCGGCTGCTTGAAGCACGCCCTGATGATGGCGGTGGGTTTATTTGGGGGCGTGATAACGCCAATCCGATAGAGGCAGATTTGATTATTTGTGACGAGTGGTCAATGGCTGATGTCTTTTTAACCGATGCGCTCTTTGCTGCCGTTGGGCCAGGGACACGAGTACTACTTGTTGGGGATGCTGACCAACTGCCCCCCATCGGGCCTGGTGCGGTGCTACGTGATTTAGGGCAAATCCCAAATATCACGCTGACACGGTTGACTACGGTGCACCGTCAAGCCGCTCAAAGCAGAATCGTGACCCTCGCCCATGAAATTAACACGGGAACCGTGACCCCAGTTGTCGGAAAACAAACGGATGTTTTCGCCGTTCCGGTTGACACTAATGCGCTCGCTGATCGGGTAGCGGTGATTGTTAAAGAGCGTGCCCCTGCCTATTTCGGGTGTCATTCAGACCAAGTACAAGTGCTCAGTGCCATGTACAAGGGTCCTGCGGGCGTAGACCAGTTAAATAAGGTATTACGCCAGACGTTGAATCCGGCTGAACAAGGTGCACATGATGCGCACTGGCGTGAAGGGGACCGGGTAGTTGTTACGCGCAACGACCCGGAGTTGGATGTATCAAACGGTGATGTGGGCACCGTGGTGGGCGCAATGGCACGAGAGCGCATTGTGACGGTTGCATTTACACACGGGGAGCGCACCTTTGAGGGGGAACAAACGAATACGCTGATGCCTGCCTGGGCATTGACTGTCCACAAATCCCAAGGCGGGGAGTGGCCGGTTGTCGTGTTGGTCCTGGACCCCTCGCAGAACCATATGTTGACCCGTGAACTTGTCTATACCGCTGCAACGCGTGCACGCGAAGGCCTCTTGATTGTGGGTAAACCGCACTTGCTTGAACAGGCTGCCAAACGAGCCGACGGAGGGTTGCAAGCACGAAAAACCTGGCTGGTTCAACGGGTCAGCCAGGCGCATCGTCCACCGTTTTAAACGGCTGGAGATGTTGTTACTTGTATCGGTAGGTAATACGCCCACGGGTTAAGTCATAGGGGCTCACTTCAACGGTTACTCGGTCGCCAGGCAAAATACGGATGTAGTGCTTGCGCATCTTGCCGCTAATGTGTCCAAGGATTTCAATACCGTTTTCGAGTTCAATTTTGAACATGGTGTTTGGGAGCGCTTCGGTGACGGTGCCCTCCAACTCGAGGGCTTCTTCCTTCGCACTTCCTGCGCGAGCCTCACGCTTTGCGCGGGTCTCTTCATCAATAAACTTGCGTGATTGGGACGGGCGACGTCCCGAACGACGGCGGGCCATTAGGTACTCCTTCTGTCTTCTTCCCCTTTGGCCAGCTCCCGGCCGTTAACGGGCAGATCAGTCGACCAGTGTAGCGGACGATCCGACAACCTAACCTGGTTGGGTTCATGTCGACCTCTGCTTTTCGTACCCCCCGCCTTGTAACCCACCTTG from Stomatohabitans albus harbors:
- the malQ gene encoding 4-alpha-glucanotransferase, yielding MNPAAPSRQVLEHLASLHHVGTSYDNWRGEPVTVADEVIIRILGALGVDASTQQSAEQAITEAALAPWRNVMAPTVVARQGWTPWVRVHVPHGSAVSLTARLEDGSLRPVRQVDWWEDPREVDGKLIGVATFELDGDLPPGSHYLIAEGDAIATTESVLIISPARLNVLGDRRVLGIAAQLYQLRDDVSWGIGDMRHLDALMGQAHQWNADFVLVNPIHAGVREPEFEDSPYRPASRQFRDPLLIDLDGPEFIITHESVKATIADIHAKATALNTADRIDRKAVWSLKRQALWELFVTDSFDQAQFSRYAIQQRQGLIDWATWSALTEHFDALWPDWPSEYKDPRSSKVARFRKTHTQEVRFHQWLQWVIDTQLDRLNQTNSLDVGVMHDLAVGVHPGGADSWLLGEAMVRNASVGAPPDHYNALGQDWSQPPLNPVKLAEMGYTPWRDLVRGVMRHAGALRIDHILGMFRQWWIPAGCTPTEGTYVYFDPEAMLGVLVLEAERAGVILVGEDLGTLPANARQMLDERGLAGTDISWFTQGWGRPANPQHYRQVALAMVSTHDMMPNAGLLRLEHVELRARLNLLTQSLDEERETEQAAIDQVRAAMVEDGYLEHPDVDTTTFIVALHRWVAQGASQLFAVSLADLAGDRRAINVPGTNQTQYPNWRLPLCNDAGQPIDLTNLADLPLANAIMEASQR
- a CDS encoding App1 family protein, producing the protein MSTVHYAYRIATHLNQRLTQRLRQQGWVPHPQVYPGLGDGEKVQVMGRVLLGRMDDRHIWHQESTDVEVPKHARGWRQFITAPMANAAIEIQVGKRTLRTRTDRDGYFDLMVHGHGLVPGWHTVRVRTTADISGAARIYILNPKSRVGLLSDIDDTVIITHLPRPFIAAYNAFVLTEEARDVVPGMGTWYRQILQDHPFAPVVYLSTGAFNTVPFLQRFLHHHQFPSGMMLMTDWGTTTTGWFRSGLDHKRKSLARLVKDFPQIKWILVGDDGQHDAMVYNEFARQHPDHVAMIGIRELTPVEHALIHGQPVPPGGANVRNQPPIIATSNDAVPTIHGPDGYALAAAYRHWRNDSRCPQPGDPSSES
- the infA gene encoding translation initiation factor IF-1, which codes for MDEETRAKREARAGSAKEEALELEGTVTEALPNTMFKIELENGIEILGHISGKMRKHYIRILPGDRVTVEVSPYDLTRGRITYRYK
- a CDS encoding LysM domain-containing protein, whose product is MSENKQAKPTIAWARVIFVGFIIVVAFSIGRFSTTFGPDLQQTINDLTEENALLKASTIRKDGEIEQCRKLVYSLDGSLAGVENPGETNNTTNADGESVRTYLVKENDTLSSIANTVYANSQLFGAIRDANNISAANPLRVGSEIIIPPLEEAVSKANDEERKSEDDSSEPSKE
- a CDS encoding ATP-dependent RecD-like DNA helicase, with the translated sequence MDTDRLDATISRVLWAGGDGQFAVVLAKDEDGDAFKATGPLADLTAGQHVVLIGGWNDHPKYGPTFAAQWYELTMPSTRDGMVKFLASDRFKGVGTVLARRITDTFPDTLDEVLTTEPERLADEVDGVSEALAQRIGQTWREAGLLPAIIARLAQVGIGPTVAKTVASTYTVDALTIIETDPYQLLDIQGISWKQLDALGRGAGIALDDPRRLAAGTYDYIRRRCAAHGHTVIARDEVVRALPGILGAGLADAGMRAAVTAGFIVPVADGVVSPERLATVERRVADRIAQFISSPPVHPVERIEIDPMLTDEQGQGVQAVLRERLTVLTGGPGTGKTTTIRQVVAQAQAADWTVAMCAPTGRAAKRMEELTGMTATTVHRLLEARPDDGGGFIWGRDNANPIEADLIICDEWSMADVFLTDALFAAVGPGTRVLLVGDADQLPPIGPGAVLRDLGQIPNITLTRLTTVHRQAAQSRIVTLAHEINTGTVTPVVGKQTDVFAVPVDTNALADRVAVIVKERAPAYFGCHSDQVQVLSAMYKGPAGVDQLNKVLRQTLNPAEQGAHDAHWREGDRVVVTRNDPELDVSNGDVGTVVGAMARERIVTVAFTHGERTFEGEQTNTLMPAWALTVHKSQGGEWPVVVLVLDPSQNHMLTRELVYTAATRAREGLLIVGKPHLLEQAAKRADGGLQARKTWLVQRVSQAHRPPF